The genomic DNA CGTGCCGCTGGCCGCCGCGCTGTACGTGGTGACCAGCACGACGTGGAGCGCGGTCGAGCGGGCGGCGCTGTACCCGGTACCGGAGCGGTCCTCCTGAAGCGGTTCTCCTGAAGCGGTCCTCCTGAGTCCAGTCCGTGAACAAGGTATTGCGGAGTGCACGTCGGCCTTGGAGGATCGACCAGTCCTCCGATGGCTGCACCCATCGGACCGGGCTGCCGCGATCGAGGGAGATTGTGATCATGAAGCTGCTGCGAGTCGGTACGGCCGGGGCGGAGCGGCCCGCGCTGCTCGACGCCGAGGGGACCCTGCGGGACCTGTCGGGCATCGTCCCGGACATCGACGGTGCGCTGCTCGCCGACGACGCGGCGCTCGGCCGGATCCGGTCCGCCGCACAGGCCGGTGAGCTGCCCGCGCTGGACGCGGCCGGGCTGCGCGTCGGACCGCCGCTCGCCCGGATCGGCAAGGTCGTCTGCATCGGTCTGAACTACCACGACCACGCCCGCGAGACCGGCGCCGAGCCGCCCACCGAGCCGGTGATCTTCTTCAAGGCGGCGGACACGGTGGTCGGCCCGCAGGACACGGTGCTCGTGCCGCGCGGGTCGGCCAAGACCGACTGGGAGGTCGAACTCGCGGTCGTCATCGGACGTACGGCCCGCTACCTGGAGTCGCACGAGGAGGCGCTCGCGCATGTCGCCGGGTACGCGGTGGCGCACGACGTCTCCGAGCGCGCGTTCCAGATCGAGCGCGGCGGTACCTGGGACAAGGGCAAGAACTGCGAGACGTTCAACCCGCTGGGCCCCTGGCTCGTGACGGCGGACGAGGTCCCCGACCCGCAGGACCTCGCGCTCAGGCTCTGGGTCAACGGCGAGCTGAAGCAGGACGGCACGACGGCCGAGCAGATCTTCCCGGTCGCCGAAGTGGTGCGGTACGTCAGCCAGTTCATGACCCTGTACCCGGGTGACGTCATCAACACCGGTACGCCGGCCGGGGTCGCGATG from Streptomyces avermitilis MA-4680 = NBRC 14893 includes the following:
- a CDS encoding fumarylacetoacetate hydrolase family protein encodes the protein MKLLRVGTAGAERPALLDAEGTLRDLSGIVPDIDGALLADDAALGRIRSAAQAGELPALDAAGLRVGPPLARIGKVVCIGLNYHDHARETGAEPPTEPVIFFKAADTVVGPQDTVLVPRGSAKTDWEVELAVVIGRTARYLESHEEALAHVAGYAVAHDVSERAFQIERGGTWDKGKNCETFNPLGPWLVTADEVPDPQDLALRLWVNGELKQDGTTAEQIFPVAEVVRYVSQFMTLYPGDVINTGTPAGVAMGRPEPKPYLRAGDVVELEIEGLGRQRQEFKDA